In the Pseudothauera hydrothermalis genome, one interval contains:
- the pheA gene encoding prephenate dehydratase, with amino-acid sequence MSDELLNLRNQIDHLDEEILARLAERARHAQRIGTIKQGNLYRPEREAQVLRRLAEANPGPLPNAAVQTIFREIMSACLALEQPLKVGYLGPAGTFSESASRKHFGSAPNFLPLATIDDVFRAVEAGNVDYGVVPVENSTEGAVGGTLDLLLANPLKICGEVNLRIHQQLLSRADGIGAAKRLYSHAQSLAQCHEWLNRNLAHLPRVPVASNAEAARLAAEDPESCAIAGEAAAELYGLKVLAANIEDDPNNTTRFLVIARHDAGPSGQDRTSLVCSAPNRPGAMHALLEPFARHGVSMTKLQSRPARAGLWEYVFYIDIEGHQSEAPVAAALQELNERAAFVKILGSYPVAAI; translated from the coding sequence ATGAGCGACGAACTGCTGAACCTGCGTAACCAGATCGACCATCTGGACGAAGAAATCCTTGCCCGCTTGGCCGAGCGGGCACGTCATGCCCAGCGTATCGGGACGATCAAGCAAGGCAATCTTTACCGTCCCGAACGCGAGGCCCAAGTGCTGCGTCGGCTGGCCGAGGCCAATCCGGGGCCGCTGCCGAACGCTGCGGTGCAGACCATCTTCCGCGAAATCATGTCGGCCTGTTTGGCGCTCGAACAGCCGCTCAAGGTGGGTTATCTGGGGCCGGCCGGCACGTTCTCGGAAAGCGCTTCGCGCAAGCATTTTGGCAGCGCGCCCAATTTTTTGCCGCTGGCCACCATCGACGACGTGTTCCGCGCCGTGGAGGCGGGCAACGTCGATTACGGCGTGGTGCCGGTGGAAAATTCCACCGAAGGCGCGGTCGGCGGCACGCTCGATTTGCTGCTGGCCAATCCGCTGAAAATCTGCGGCGAGGTCAATCTGCGCATTCATCAGCAGCTTTTGTCCCGCGCCGATGGCATCGGTGCGGCCAAGCGCCTGTATTCGCATGCGCAGTCCTTGGCGCAATGTCATGAATGGCTCAACCGCAATTTGGCCCACTTGCCGCGGGTGCCGGTGGCCAGTAACGCCGAGGCAGCCCGTCTGGCGGCCGAAGATCCGGAGTCCTGCGCGATTGCCGGGGAGGCCGCGGCCGAGCTGTACGGGCTGAAGGTGTTGGCCGCGAACATCGAGGACGACCCCAACAACACCACCCGTTTTTTGGTGATCGCCCGCCATGATGCCGGTCCGTCCGGTCAAGACCGCACTTCGCTGGTGTGCTCGGCGCCCAATCGGCCCGGAGCGATGCATGCACTGCTGGAACCCTTTGCCCGCCACGGGGTGAGCATGACCAAGCTGCAATCGCGCCCGGCGCGTGCCGGGTTATGGGAATACGTGTTTTATATCGATATCGAGGGTCATCAGAGCGAGGCGCCAGTGGCTGCTGCGCTGCAAGAACTCAACGAGCGGGCGGCTTTCGTCAAGATTTTGGGCTCCTATCCGGTGGCCGCCATCTGA
- the hisC gene encoding histidinol-phosphate transaminase, producing MSAASQAPEYIRAISPYQPGKPIAELAREMGLPEAGIVKLASNENPLGMAPRAREAAMAALSGIERYPDGNGFALKAALSRRLNVAPEQIVLGNGSNDVLELAARTFLAPGRSAVFSQYAFAVYPLAINAVGARGIQVTAKDYGHDLDAMASAIEADTRIVFIANPNNPTGTFLFGAALEAFLQRVPQDVLVVLDEAYTEYLNATQRYDSIPWLSRFSNLLISRTFSKAYGLAGLRVGYGIAHPEVADLMNRVRQPFNVSSVALAAAEAALLDEEFLAQSARMNERGMAQITEALAELGLEWIPSAGNFVTFRVGDAAAVNASLLRQGVIVRPIASYGLPEWLRVSIGLPEENARFIAALKQALG from the coding sequence ATGAGTGCAGCCAGTCAGGCACCCGAATATATTCGTGCCATCTCGCCTTATCAGCCGGGCAAACCGATTGCCGAGCTGGCCCGCGAAATGGGCCTGCCCGAGGCCGGCATCGTCAAACTTGCTTCCAATGAAAATCCGCTGGGTATGGCCCCGCGCGCGCGCGAAGCGGCAATGGCAGCACTGTCGGGCATCGAGCGTTACCCGGATGGTAACGGTTTTGCCCTGAAGGCGGCGTTGTCCCGCCGATTGAATGTTGCGCCCGAGCAAATCGTGCTGGGCAATGGTTCGAACGATGTGCTGGAACTGGCCGCGCGGACTTTTCTTGCGCCCGGGCGTTCGGCGGTGTTCTCGCAATACGCTTTTGCGGTCTATCCCTTGGCCATCAACGCAGTCGGTGCGCGCGGCATCCAGGTGACGGCGAAGGATTATGGCCACGATCTGGATGCCATGGCCTCGGCCATCGAGGCGGACACACGGATCGTGTTCATTGCCAATCCCAACAATCCGACCGGCACCTTTTTGTTCGGGGCGGCGCTCGAAGCCTTCCTGCAACGGGTGCCGCAAGACGTATTGGTGGTGCTCGACGAAGCCTATACCGAGTATCTGAACGCCACGCAGCGCTACGACAGCATCCCGTGGTTGTCGCGGTTTTCCAATCTGCTGATTTCGCGGACCTTTTCCAAGGCTTATGGCTTGGCAGGGCTGCGGGTGGGTTATGGGATTGCTCATCCCGAGGTGGCCGATCTGATGAACCGGGTCCGTCAGCCGTTCAATGTGTCCAGTGTGGCGCTGGCCGCGGCCGAAGCGGCACTTCTGGATGAGGAATTCCTTGCGCAGAGCGCGCGGATGAACGAGCGCGGCATGGCGCAGATCACCGAGGCGCTGGCCGAACTCGGGCTGGAGTGGATTCCTTCTGCCGGCAATTTCGTCACTTTCAGGGTGGGGGATGCGGCCGCAGTCAATGCCAGTCTGCTGCGCCAGGGTGTGATCGTGCGCCCGATCGCCAGCTACGGCCTGCCTGAATGGCTGCGGGTGTCGATCGGCTTGCCGGAAGAAAACGCCCGTTTCATCGCCGCGTTGAAACAGGCCCTGGGCTGA
- a CDS encoding prephenate dehydrogenase, with the protein MRRIGKLVVCGVGLIGGSFALALRRAGMVERVVGIGRSPASLARALELGVIDEAADDWAGALDQADFVLLAAPVGQMETVMAAMAPHLGSATVVSDAGSTKRDVIEAIYRHLGGRLANVVPAHPIAGAEKSGVDAAFASLYQGKKVVLTPLPENAPEAVERVRAAWAACGAVIHQMSAAEHDRVFAAVSHLPHLLAFGLVHDLAGRANAEQLFSYAASGFRDFTRIAGSHPEMWRDICMANRQALLGELDQYLAELAYLRALLLAGDAARLERLFDEARCARNAWAEQQPPLASE; encoded by the coding sequence ATGAGGCGGATCGGCAAGCTGGTGGTATGCGGAGTCGGCCTGATTGGCGGCTCTTTTGCGCTTGCGCTGCGGCGCGCCGGCATGGTCGAGCGGGTGGTCGGCATCGGACGCAGTCCCGCTTCGCTTGCGCGCGCGCTCGAGCTTGGCGTGATCGATGAAGCGGCCGATGACTGGGCGGGGGCGCTCGATCAGGCGGATTTCGTGCTGCTGGCAGCGCCAGTGGGCCAGATGGAGACGGTCATGGCTGCGATGGCCCCGCATTTGGGGTCGGCTACCGTGGTCAGCGACGCCGGGAGCACCAAGCGCGATGTCATCGAGGCCATCTACCGTCACCTGGGGGGACGGCTTGCCAATGTGGTGCCGGCCCATCCGATTGCCGGCGCGGAAAAAAGCGGCGTCGACGCCGCGTTTGCGTCGCTCTATCAAGGGAAGAAAGTGGTGCTGACACCACTGCCGGAAAATGCGCCGGAAGCGGTCGAGCGTGTGCGCGCGGCATGGGCCGCCTGTGGCGCGGTGATCCACCAGATGTCTGCGGCCGAGCATGACCGGGTGTTTGCCGCGGTCAGTCACCTGCCGCATCTGCTGGCTTTTGGCTTGGTTCATGATCTAGCCGGGCGGGCCAATGCAGAGCAGCTTTTTAGCTACGCGGCCAGCGGTTTTCGTGATTTCACCCGTATCGCCGGCAGCCACCCGGAAATGTGGCGTGACATTTGTATGGCCAACCGCCAAGCCCTGCTTGGCGAGCTCGACCAGTACCTGGCTGAACTGGCTTATCTACGCGCGTTGTTGCTGGCGGGCGACGCCGCCCGGTTGGAACGCTTGTTTGACGAGGCGCGCTGTGCGCGCAATGCCTGGGCCGAACAGCAACCTCCTCTGGCAAGCGAGTAA
- a CDS encoding bifunctional 3-phosphoshikimate 1-carboxyvinyltransferase/cytidylate kinase: MEYLDLVPLLGARGRVRLPGSKSISNRVLLLAAMAEGETDIRDLLASDDVERMLDALRTLGVVWRRHDGSDHYAVQGVGGAFPVKSAELFLGNAGTAFRPLTAVLALAGGEYRLSGVARMHERPIGDLVDALRQAGAAIDYLGAEGYPPLAIHPARVRAGGTLRVRGDVSSQFLTALLMALPLTGEETTIEVVGELISKPYIAITLALMARFGVEVRREGWTRFTVPAGARYRSPGTVYVEGDASSASYFLAAGAIGGGPVRVEGVGRDSIQGDVRFAEALAQMGARIDMGPNWIEASAPESGRLRAYDMDLNHIPDAAMTLAVTALFADGRCTLRNIASWRVKETDRIAAMATELRKVGATVEEGPDYLVITPPAALQVAQIDTYDDHRMAMCFSLVSLGGVRVRINDPQCVNKTFPGYFERFAEVAQPVPVIAIDGPSASGKGTVAAQVAAALGWHYLDSGALYRTVALAAMRAGVSLDDEPRLAHIAAALPVTFEGGRIWLDGEEVTVQIRTEACSVAASKVAALPAVRQALLDRQRDFRAAPGLVAEGRDIGSVVFPDASLKVFLTASVQARAERRYKQLIEKGMAANMESLLRELSERDARDAARAVAPLKQLPDAELLDTTCMGVKQAVSFVLERVSAVRSMAA, translated from the coding sequence ATGGAATATCTCGATCTGGTCCCATTACTGGGCGCTCGCGGGCGGGTGCGCCTGCCGGGCTCCAAAAGCATTTCCAATCGCGTACTGCTACTGGCCGCCATGGCCGAAGGCGAAACCGACATCCGCGATCTGCTGGCCTCGGACGATGTCGAACGCATGCTCGATGCCCTGCGTACGCTCGGTGTGGTGTGGCGGCGCCATGACGGTAGCGACCACTATGCGGTGCAGGGCGTGGGCGGCGCTTTTCCAGTGAAATCCGCCGAGCTTTTCCTCGGCAATGCCGGTACGGCCTTTCGCCCGCTGACCGCGGTGCTGGCGCTCGCTGGCGGCGAGTACCGTCTGTCGGGCGTCGCGCGCATGCATGAGCGCCCGATCGGTGACTTGGTCGATGCGCTGCGTCAAGCCGGCGCGGCCATCGATTACCTGGGCGCAGAAGGTTATCCGCCGCTGGCCATCCATCCGGCCAGGGTGCGAGCGGGCGGCACCTTGCGGGTGCGCGGCGATGTGTCCAGCCAGTTTCTTACCGCGCTGTTGATGGCACTACCGCTGACCGGCGAGGAGACCACCATCGAGGTGGTCGGCGAATTGATCTCCAAGCCTTATATCGCGATCACGCTGGCACTGATGGCGCGCTTTGGCGTCGAGGTACGCCGCGAGGGCTGGACGCGTTTTACCGTTCCGGCCGGCGCGCGCTACCGCAGCCCGGGCACGGTGTATGTCGAAGGCGACGCTTCGTCGGCGTCCTACTTTCTTGCCGCCGGTGCCATCGGCGGCGGTCCGGTGCGGGTGGAAGGTGTCGGCCGCGACAGCATTCAAGGCGACGTGCGCTTTGCCGAGGCGCTGGCGCAAATGGGCGCGCGCATCGACATGGGGCCGAACTGGATCGAGGCGAGTGCCCCGGAATCTGGCCGCTTGCGTGCCTACGACATGGATCTGAACCACATCCCGGATGCGGCGATGACCTTGGCGGTGACCGCGCTCTTTGCCGACGGCCGGTGCACGCTGCGCAACATCGCCAGTTGGCGGGTCAAGGAGACCGACCGCATTGCTGCGATGGCGACCGAATTGCGCAAAGTTGGGGCCACGGTCGAGGAAGGGCCCGATTACCTTGTCATCACCCCGCCGGCTGCCTTACAGGTGGCGCAGATCGACACCTACGACGATCACCGCATGGCAATGTGCTTTTCTCTGGTCAGCCTGGGCGGTGTGCGGGTGCGGATCAACGACCCCCAATGCGTCAACAAAACCTTTCCCGGCTATTTCGAGCGCTTTGCCGAGGTCGCACAACCGGTGCCGGTCATTGCCATCGACGGCCCGTCGGCCTCCGGCAAAGGCACGGTCGCGGCGCAAGTCGCCGCGGCCCTCGGTTGGCACTACCTGGATAGCGGCGCGCTCTACCGCACGGTAGCGTTGGCGGCCATGCGTGCCGGTGTGAGCCTGGACGACGAGCCACGGTTGGCGCACATCGCTGCTGCCTTGCCGGTGACCTTCGAAGGCGGTCGGATCTGGTTGGACGGTGAGGAAGTGACCGTGCAGATCCGCACCGAAGCGTGCTCGGTTGCCGCTTCCAAAGTTGCGGCGCTGCCAGCGGTGCGCCAAGCCTTGCTCGATCGCCAGCGTGATTTTCGCGCTGCGCCGGGCCTGGTGGCCGAAGGCCGGGACATCGGCTCGGTGGTGTTTCCGGATGCGTCACTCAAAGTGTTCTTGACCGCGTCGGTCCAGGCACGGGCCGAACGCCGTTATAAGCAGTTGATCGAAAAGGGGATGGCTGCTAACATGGAGAGTCTTTTACGGGAGCTTTCCGAACGGGATGCGCGTGATGCCGCCCGTGCGGTGGCGCCGTTAAAGCAACTGCCCGACGCCGAGCTTCTAGATACCACCTGCATGGGGGTGAAGCAGGCAGTGAGCTTTGTGCTCGAACGCGTGAGCGCTGTGCGGTCCATGGCAGCGTAG
- the rpsA gene encoding 30S ribosomal protein S1, with amino-acid sequence MSTSTPVSTQESFADLFEESLARQEMRAGEVITAEVVRIDQNFVVVNAGLKSESYVPIEEFRNDRGELEVNVGDFIHVAIEALEDGYGETRLSREKAKRIAAWNDLEKALNEGALVKGVITGRVKGGLTVMTNSIRAFLPGSLVDMRPVKDTTPYEGKEFEFKVIKLDRKRNNVVVSRRAVLEESMGEEREKLLANLKEGSVVKGIVKNITDYGAFVDLGGIDGLLHITDLAWRRVRHPSEVLNVGDEIEAKVLKFDQEKNRVSLGLKQLGEDPWVGISRRYPQGTRLFGKVTNITDYGAFVEVEQGIEGLVHVSEMDWTNKNIHPTKVVQLGDEVEVMILDIDEDRRRISLGMKQCVPNPWEEFNMNHKKGDKVSGQIKSITDFGVFIGLEGGIDGLVHLSDLSWSEPGEEAVRRFKKGDEVEAVVLAIDVERERISLGVKQLEGDPFTNFIATHEKNAIVRGTVKSVEPRGAVIALNEDVEGYLRASEAATHRVDDLTTVLKEGDEIEAVIINVDRKTRSISLSIRAKDQAEQSEAMQKLASESSAAAGTTNLGALLKAKLNEQKQ; translated from the coding sequence ATGTCTACCTCCACCCCTGTTTCCACCCAGGAAAGTTTCGCTGACCTTTTCGAAGAAAGTCTTGCCCGCCAGGAAATGCGCGCCGGTGAAGTCATCACTGCTGAAGTGGTGCGCATCGACCAAAACTTTGTGGTCGTCAATGCCGGTCTGAAATCCGAAAGCTATGTGCCGATCGAGGAGTTCCGCAACGATCGCGGTGAACTCGAAGTCAACGTTGGCGACTTCATCCATGTCGCCATCGAGGCGCTGGAAGATGGCTATGGCGAAACCCGCCTGTCCCGCGAAAAGGCCAAGCGTATCGCCGCCTGGAACGATTTGGAAAAGGCGCTCAACGAAGGTGCGCTGGTCAAGGGGGTGATCACCGGCCGCGTCAAGGGCGGTCTGACCGTGATGACCAACAGCATCCGTGCCTTCCTGCCAGGCTCTTTGGTCGACATGCGCCCGGTCAAAGACACCACGCCGTATGAAGGCAAAGAGTTCGAATTCAAGGTCATCAAGCTCGACCGCAAGCGTAACAACGTGGTCGTCTCCCGTCGCGCGGTGCTCGAAGAGTCCATGGGCGAAGAGCGCGAGAAGCTTTTGGCCAATCTGAAAGAAGGCTCCGTGGTCAAGGGCATCGTCAAGAACATCACCGATTATGGTGCGTTCGTTGACTTGGGCGGCATCGACGGTCTGCTGCATATTACCGATCTGGCCTGGCGCCGGGTTCGTCACCCGTCCGAAGTGCTCAACGTCGGCGACGAAATCGAAGCCAAGGTGCTCAAGTTCGATCAGGAGAAAAACCGCGTCTCCCTGGGTCTCAAGCAACTGGGCGAAGATCCGTGGGTCGGCATCTCCCGTCGCTATCCGCAAGGCACGCGTCTGTTCGGTAAAGTCACCAACATCACCGACTACGGCGCGTTCGTGGAAGTCGAGCAGGGCATCGAGGGCTTGGTGCACGTGTCCGAAATGGACTGGACCAACAAGAACATCCATCCGACCAAAGTCGTGCAGCTTGGCGATGAGGTCGAGGTGATGATTCTGGATATCGACGAAGACCGTCGCCGGATCTCCCTGGGGATGAAGCAATGCGTGCCCAACCCGTGGGAAGAGTTCAACATGAACCACAAGAAAGGCGACAAGGTCAGCGGGCAGATCAAGTCGATCACCGACTTCGGTGTGTTCATCGGCCTGGAAGGCGGCATCGACGGTCTGGTGCATCTGTCCGATCTGTCCTGGAGCGAACCGGGTGAAGAAGCCGTGCGTCGCTTCAAGAAGGGCGATGAGGTCGAAGCCGTCGTGCTGGCCATCGATGTCGAGCGCGAGCGCATTTCCCTCGGGGTCAAGCAGCTCGAAGGCGATCCCTTCACCAACTTCATCGCCACCCATGAAAAGAACGCCATCGTGCGTGGCACGGTGAAATCGGTCGAACCACGCGGTGCGGTCATTGCACTCAATGAAGATGTGGAAGGCTATCTGCGCGCTTCCGAAGCGGCCACTCACCGGGTGGATGACCTGACCACTGTGCTCAAGGAAGGTGATGAAATCGAAGCGGTGATCATCAACGTGGATCGCAAGACCCGCTCGATCAGCCTGTCGATTCGTGCCAAGGATCAGGCGGAGCAGTCCGAAGCCATGCAGAAGCTGGCGTCGGAAAGTTCGGCTGCCGCCGGCACCACCAATCTGGGTGCCTTGCTCAAGGCCAAACTGAACGAGCAAAAGCAGTAA
- a CDS encoding integration host factor subunit beta: protein MTKSELIAQLAARFPQLVAKDADYAVKTILDAMTDALARGDRIEIRGFGSFSLNYRPPRVGRNPKSGEKVHVPEKYVPHFKAGKELRERVDLAG from the coding sequence ATGACCAAATCGGAGCTGATTGCGCAGCTCGCGGCGCGTTTTCCGCAGCTGGTCGCAAAAGATGCCGATTACGCGGTCAAAACGATCCTCGATGCGATGACCGACGCGCTGGCGCGCGGGGATCGCATCGAGATCCGCGGCTTCGGGAGCTTTTCGCTCAACTACCGGCCTCCGCGGGTGGGACGTAACCCCAAGTCGGGTGAAAAAGTGCACGTGCCCGAAAAGTACGTCCCGCATTTCAAGGCAGGCAAGGAATTGCGCGAGCGTGTCGATCTGGCGGGCTGA
- a CDS encoding LapA family protein, with protein sequence MRLIVWIARLLLFFLLFGFAVKNDHLVRLDFFFGAGWELPLVFVIVVIFAAGALLGVTATFGSLLRQRREIARLRKQLARSERDRHAPPRVDAQAPDSL encoded by the coding sequence ATGCGCCTCATCGTCTGGATCGCCCGCCTTCTGCTGTTCTTCCTGCTGTTCGGCTTTGCAGTCAAGAACGATCATCTGGTGCGCCTTGATTTTTTCTTCGGCGCAGGGTGGGAGCTGCCGTTGGTGTTCGTGATTGTGGTGATCTTTGCCGCCGGTGCGCTGCTTGGCGTGACCGCAACCTTCGGCTCGTTGCTGCGGCAAAGACGGGAAATCGCCCGCTTGCGCAAGCAGCTTGCGCGCAGTGAGCGGGATCGGCACGCCCCGCCGCGGGTGGACGCGCAGGCCCCCGATTCACTCTGA
- the lapB gene encoding lipopolysaccharide assembly protein LapB gives MEIELWWLLALPLFFALGWLAARIDIKQVVHESRALPRSYLNGLNFLLNEQQDKAIDAFIEAVKIDPHTIELHFALGSLFRRRGETDRAIRMHQNLVDREDLTEEQRLQALSELGQDFLKAGLLDRAEAVFLKLRGTRLNDVALRYLLEIYQQEKDWAKAIEVAGALPDHESVLWRTEVANFHCELAAAALADSRPEQARRHIEQALAINPRCVRASLLLGDLLAAAGQDEAALEAWKKIGSQNPVYLALAAERVMEAYRRLGRVEQGHVLLRAWLQQHPSLDLLDEVFHWELKSRGGQAAYDLVREELRRNPTLLGLDKLLEAALISAPAEQRSDIELVKQLIHGHTRKVARYRCDACGFKARQFHWRCPACGGWETFPPKRTEEFDLGP, from the coding sequence ATGGAAATCGAACTCTGGTGGTTGCTGGCGCTGCCGCTTTTTTTTGCGCTCGGCTGGTTGGCGGCACGTATCGACATCAAGCAGGTGGTGCATGAGTCGCGCGCGCTGCCGCGCTCCTACCTCAACGGCCTGAATTTTCTGCTCAATGAACAGCAGGACAAGGCCATCGATGCCTTCATCGAGGCGGTCAAGATCGATCCGCACACCATTGAACTGCATTTTGCCCTTGGCAGTCTGTTCCGCCGTCGCGGCGAAACCGACCGGGCGATCCGCATGCACCAGAATTTGGTGGATCGGGAAGACTTGACCGAAGAGCAACGGCTGCAGGCGTTGAGCGAACTGGGCCAGGATTTTCTCAAAGCGGGCCTATTGGACCGGGCCGAGGCGGTGTTTCTCAAACTGCGCGGCACCCGTCTGAACGATGTGGCCTTGCGCTATTTGCTGGAGATTTACCAGCAGGAAAAAGATTGGGCCAAGGCAATCGAGGTGGCCGGTGCGCTGCCCGACCATGAGAGTGTGTTGTGGCGCACTGAAGTGGCCAATTTTCATTGCGAGTTGGCGGCTGCGGCATTGGCCGATTCGCGCCCAGAGCAAGCCCGGCGCCATATCGAGCAGGCGCTGGCAATCAATCCGCGCTGTGTGCGCGCCAGCTTGCTGTTGGGCGATTTGCTGGCGGCCGCGGGGCAGGATGAAGCCGCGTTGGAGGCGTGGAAGAAAATCGGTAGTCAGAATCCGGTCTATCTCGCGCTTGCCGCCGAGCGGGTCATGGAGGCCTATCGGCGCCTGGGGCGTGTCGAGCAGGGGCATGTGCTGCTACGTGCTTGGCTGCAACAGCATCCTTCGCTCGATCTACTCGATGAGGTTTTTCATTGGGAGCTCAAATCGCGTGGCGGGCAGGCCGCCTATGACCTGGTACGTGAAGAGTTACGCCGTAACCCGACCCTGCTGGGGCTGGATAAACTGCTCGAAGCGGCGCTGATTTCCGCTCCTGCCGAGCAGCGCAGCGACATCGAGCTGGTCAAGCAGCTGATCCACGGCCATACCCGCAAGGTGGCCCGTTACCGCTGCGATGCCTGCGGTTTCAAGGCAAGACAATTCCATTGGCGCTGCCCGGCCTGCGGCGGCTGGGAAACCTTCCCGCCGAAACGTACCGAGGAATTCGACCTGGGGCCTTGA
- the cysM gene encoding cysteine synthase CysM, translated as MNYKTLEDYVGQTPLVRLKRINAGRNNVILAKLEGNNPAGSVKDRPALSMIVRAEARGQIAPGDTLIEATSGNTGIALAMAAAIRGYRMVLVMPENQSVERRQTMRAFGAELVLTPKEGGMEMARDVAERMRDEGRGIILDQFANPDNPLAHFEGTGPELWEQTGGTITHFVSSMGTTGTIMGTSRFLKSRNPAIRIIGCQPEEGSQIPGIRKWPEAYLPKIYDPGCVDALEYVSQAAAEEMTRRLAREEGIFAGISSGGAMHVALRIAAQVENAVIVSVVCDRGDRYLSTGVFPG; from the coding sequence ATGAACTACAAAACTCTCGAAGATTACGTCGGCCAGACACCGCTGGTCAGACTCAAGCGCATCAACGCCGGGCGCAACAACGTCATCCTTGCCAAGCTGGAAGGCAACAACCCGGCCGGTTCGGTCAAGGACCGTCCCGCTCTGTCGATGATCGTTCGCGCCGAGGCACGCGGGCAGATCGCCCCCGGTGATACGCTGATCGAGGCCACCAGCGGCAACACCGGCATCGCCCTGGCCATGGCCGCAGCGATCCGTGGGTACCGCATGGTGTTGGTGATGCCGGAGAACCAAAGCGTGGAGCGCCGGCAAACGATGCGGGCGTTTGGCGCCGAATTGGTGCTCACCCCCAAGGAAGGCGGCATGGAAATGGCACGCGATGTCGCTGAGCGGATGCGCGACGAAGGGCGTGGGATCATCCTCGATCAGTTCGCCAACCCGGACAACCCGCTGGCGCATTTCGAGGGTACGGGTCCCGAGTTGTGGGAACAGACCGGCGGCACCATCACCCACTTTGTCAGTAGCATGGGCACCACCGGCACCATCATGGGCACCTCGCGTTTTCTCAAATCGCGCAATCCGGCCATCCGCATCATTGGCTGTCAGCCGGAGGAAGGCTCGCAAATTCCGGGCATCCGCAAGTGGCCCGAAGCCTATCTGCCCAAGATTTACGACCCCGGTTGTGTCGATGCACTCGAGTATGTCAGCCAGGCGGCGGCCGAGGAGATGACCCGGCGACTGGCGCGCGAAGAGGGTATCTTTGCCGGCATTTCCTCGGGCGGGGCCATGCACGTGGCCTTACGGATTGCTGCGCAGGTGGAAAATGCGGTGATCGTGTCGGTGGTGTGCGACCGTGGCGACCGCTACCTGTCCACGGGTGTGTTCCCCGGCTGA
- a CDS encoding YdbL family protein, protein MNLSAWLKAAMASLCIGFALLAAAQGNLEINTPAIAALKQSMQQRHAQLAPLYAAGVVGLAADGTVTLRDVSSLPLANRAQANALVAAENADRAALYREIARANGRPEWETEVRKTFAQRWIERAQPGWWVQRGGAWVQK, encoded by the coding sequence ATGAATCTTTCTGCTTGGCTCAAAGCAGCGATGGCATCGCTGTGCATTGGTTTTGCCCTGCTTGCGGCCGCACAGGGTAATCTCGAAATCAACACGCCGGCCATTGCTGCATTGAAGCAATCCATGCAGCAGCGCCACGCCCAGCTTGCCCCGCTGTATGCCGCAGGAGTGGTCGGACTTGCGGCCGACGGCACCGTGACCCTGCGCGATGTCTCCAGTTTGCCGCTGGCCAACAGGGCGCAGGCAAATGCCCTGGTGGCAGCCGAGAACGCCGACCGCGCCGCGTTGTATCGGGAAATCGCGCGTGCCAACGGTCGCCCGGAATGGGAAACCGAAGTGCGTAAGACCTTTGCCCAACGTTGGATCGAGCGGGCGCAGCCGGGCTGGTGGGTGCAACGTGGCGGTGCTTGGGTGCAGAAATGA
- a CDS encoding 3'-5' exonuclease: protein MTPVLVFDIETIPDVAGIRALHGLPATLSDYEVAEFAFQQRRAAHGSDFLPHHLHRIVTISCVLRDASQFRVFSLSEPQIDERQIIQRFFDGIERYVPQIVSWNGGGFDLPVLHYRGLIHRVSAPRYWDMGEGGYGDSRDFKWNNYISRYHQRHLDLMDLLALYQPRANAPLDEMAKLMGYPGKLGMDGSAVWQAWQDGKADKIRDYCETDVVNTYLVYLGFERMRGHIDDAAHDAEVALVRDTLSRMDAPHWAAYLAAWPECERRE, encoded by the coding sequence ATGACGCCGGTGCTGGTTTTCGATATCGAAACCATCCCCGATGTGGCCGGTATTCGGGCGCTTCATGGTTTGCCCGCTACGCTGTCTGACTACGAGGTGGCCGAGTTCGCTTTCCAGCAACGGCGTGCCGCCCATGGCAGCGACTTTCTGCCGCATCACTTGCATCGCATCGTCACTATTTCCTGTGTGTTGCGCGATGCCAGCCAGTTCCGGGTGTTCTCCCTGTCCGAGCCGCAGATCGATGAGCGGCAAATCATTCAACGCTTTTTCGATGGTATCGAACGTTACGTGCCGCAGATCGTGTCATGGAACGGTGGCGGTTTCGACCTTCCGGTATTGCATTATCGTGGGCTGATTCATCGAGTCAGCGCGCCACGCTACTGGGACATGGGCGAGGGAGGGTACGGCGATTCGCGTGACTTCAAGTGGAACAATTACATCAGCCGCTACCATCAGCGCCACCTCGACCTGATGGATCTGTTGGCGCTGTACCAGCCGCGTGCCAACGCGCCGCTCGATGAGATGGCCAAACTGATGGGTTATCCCGGCAAGCTGGGGATGGATGGCAGTGCGGTGTGGCAAGCCTGGCAAGACGGCAAGGCCGACAAGATCCGTGATTACTGCGAGACCGATGTGGTCAATACCTACCTGGTGTATCTCGGTTTTGAGCGTATGCGTGGGCACATCGACGACGCCGCGCACGATGCGGAAGTGGCGCTGGTGCGGGATACGTTATCGCGGATGGACGCGCCCCACTGGGCGGCGTATCTGGCAGCCTGGCCGGAATGCGAGCGCCGCGAATAG